The proteins below come from a single Vibrio cyclitrophicus genomic window:
- a CDS encoding LysR family transcriptional regulator, with product MDTIEAMRVFVNVARQKSFTQGAKQSDLSTKLASKYVRQLEARLDAQLFYRTTRSVTLTETGRAYYKRCQPILEQFDELEDLVQDRQKELSGTIRLTASTGFGSKELIEPLLSYQKQHPEVKVDLRLSDNHIAVVEEGVDIAIRFGKLQDSNLMARKLKDMRVVFFASPDYLSLNGLPTHPEELVDHNCLLFRSSTDSKNWHFNLNGQIVSCPVSGTFNADSPRAITNMSRGGLGIGIGPYYAVENHVKSGELTLLFEEMEVEPMGLYAVYPENRHLTARIRALIDHLVAWFND from the coding sequence ATGGACACTATTGAAGCGATGCGGGTTTTTGTTAATGTGGCACGTCAAAAATCCTTTACTCAAGGAGCAAAGCAATCAGACCTGAGTACGAAGCTAGCAAGTAAGTATGTTCGTCAACTTGAAGCGAGATTGGATGCTCAACTTTTTTATCGAACTACACGCAGCGTGACATTAACCGAAACGGGACGAGCTTACTATAAGCGTTGTCAACCGATACTAGAGCAGTTTGATGAGCTCGAAGACTTGGTACAAGACCGTCAAAAAGAACTTTCAGGGACTATCCGGTTAACAGCATCCACAGGCTTTGGAAGCAAAGAGTTGATAGAGCCACTGCTAAGCTACCAAAAGCAGCATCCCGAAGTAAAAGTCGATCTTCGCCTGTCAGACAACCATATTGCGGTCGTGGAAGAGGGCGTCGATATTGCAATAAGATTTGGTAAGCTGCAAGATTCAAATTTAATGGCACGAAAGCTGAAAGATATGCGAGTGGTATTTTTTGCTTCCCCAGACTATCTAAGTCTCAATGGCTTACCTACTCATCCTGAAGAACTTGTCGATCATAACTGCCTGCTTTTTCGTAGCTCTACTGATTCGAAAAACTGGCATTTTAACCTCAATGGCCAAATCGTCTCTTGCCCAGTGTCTGGGACTTTCAATGCAGACTCACCAAGGGCAATTACCAATATGTCGCGTGGTGGTTTAGGTATCGGAATTGGGCCGTATTACGCCGTCGAAAACCATGTCAAATCAGGTGAGCTAACGTTGCTTTTCGAAGAGATGGAAGTAGAGCCAATGGGGTTATACGCCGTATATCCCGAGAACCGACATTTAACCGCAAGAATCAGAGCTTTAATCGATCATCTTGTTGCTTGGTTTAACGACTAA
- a CDS encoding glutathione S-transferase family protein — protein sequence MSHGIRIYSFPLSGHAHRVELFVSIANIKHEIVYVDLPSGEHKKEPFLTLNPLGQVPVIEDNDIVISDSNAILVYLARRYAPDFLPSDPMLEAEVQKFLTLAAGEIAFGPAAARLITVFDAPFDAQFCQIVAEKALTKLDTLLANKDFLVGGRPTIADIAVYSYVAHAPEGNVSLDKYPNVLRLLSNIENLDGFKAMPRTAVGLYA from the coding sequence ATGTCACATGGTATTCGAATCTACAGTTTTCCATTATCAGGCCATGCACACCGTGTGGAACTTTTTGTAAGCATTGCCAATATTAAACACGAAATTGTTTATGTTGATCTTCCATCAGGAGAGCACAAAAAAGAACCGTTCCTAACATTAAACCCTTTGGGACAGGTACCGGTCATTGAAGACAATGACATTGTCATCAGCGATTCAAATGCCATCCTCGTTTACTTGGCGCGCCGATATGCTCCAGACTTTCTTCCTTCGGATCCTATGCTAGAAGCTGAAGTGCAAAAGTTCTTAACACTGGCCGCTGGTGAAATAGCTTTTGGTCCAGCTGCTGCCCGTCTAATTACTGTTTTTGACGCGCCATTCGATGCTCAGTTTTGTCAAATTGTTGCTGAAAAGGCACTTACCAAACTCGATACTTTATTGGCTAACAAAGACTTCTTGGTTGGTGGTCGACCAACCATTGCGGATATTGCCGTCTACTCATATGTGGCTCATGCACCCGAAGGTAATGTGTCGCTAGACAAGTACCCGAATGTACTCCGTCTGCTAAGCAACATTGAGAATCTTGATGGCTTCAAAGCGATGCCTCGCACAGCTGTAGGGCTCTATGCCTAA
- a CDS encoding FAD-binding oxidoreductase: protein MSFLSYHPGELAAQDKAGTRGAAAELAAGKRSVLSFSSSHDAFLAAQSFAALASVDIKSQSVWVTPLFGKAGDLTATSEHEILISASCIPNSEILKFIEPGTPLSLLGIDLNRRIRHRISGTSLTSMNQESRGLNLQVEEYSPNCPKYINRRQIIHASNEASALNKDAKAVIRTQLTPDDQAFVRTIDTLWIGSYAPNVGADCNHRGGQPGFIRVISPSIIEWPEYRGNGMFFTSGNLESCDRAGVTLVNFESGSMIQMTGRATVDWAHDGSYEGASRKIVFHITSLIRTDNVTSHRWQRLDYSPYNPVVAGAEILDSETEYPQVATLAKIVDESEHVKTFRFVIPRRIAFLPGQYATFEFSNIPDGEPLEVRTWTLSETPNSINGDNTLDITVKRVPNGLLTNWLHDHAELGMQVKLLGVQGEMTAIRLDIETQKPVVPKHLLLLSAGIGITPNLAMVRGIGAFSLQDQTNITMIHIERDEKHLISQSELLRRAMNYPSFNYINIISSRQGRLTEDALEKVVPNAASQQAYICGPTQFMRDMTEYLVSIGVPAAQIYTESFEF from the coding sequence ATGTCTTTTTTATCTTATCATCCGGGGGAATTAGCAGCCCAAGACAAAGCGGGAACAAGAGGCGCAGCCGCTGAACTCGCTGCCGGTAAGCGCAGTGTCCTTAGCTTTTCTTCTAGTCATGATGCATTTTTGGCAGCTCAATCATTTGCCGCTTTAGCAAGTGTTGATATAAAGAGTCAGTCTGTGTGGGTAACCCCTTTGTTCGGCAAAGCTGGTGATTTAACGGCTACCTCAGAACACGAAATTTTAATCTCCGCAAGTTGCATCCCAAACTCTGAAATACTTAAATTTATTGAGCCTGGCACGCCTCTTTCATTATTAGGAATTGATTTAAATAGAAGAATAAGACATCGCATTAGCGGCACTTCGCTAACTTCAATGAATCAAGAGAGCCGTGGATTGAATTTACAAGTTGAGGAATATAGCCCCAACTGCCCTAAATACATTAATCGTAGACAAATCATCCATGCATCAAATGAAGCGTCTGCCTTAAACAAAGATGCAAAGGCAGTAATCCGCACTCAGTTAACTCCTGATGATCAAGCGTTTGTTCGGACAATCGATACTTTGTGGATCGGCAGTTACGCACCTAATGTCGGTGCTGATTGCAATCATAGAGGCGGGCAACCAGGTTTTATACGAGTAATATCACCATCTATCATAGAGTGGCCTGAGTATCGTGGTAATGGCATGTTTTTTACCTCGGGTAATTTGGAATCTTGTGATAGAGCTGGAGTTACTTTAGTAAATTTTGAATCAGGTAGCATGATTCAAATGACAGGCCGAGCAACTGTAGATTGGGCACACGATGGGAGTTATGAAGGTGCTTCAAGGAAAATAGTCTTTCACATAACAAGTCTTATCCGAACAGACAATGTTACCAGCCATCGTTGGCAACGCTTAGATTACTCTCCTTATAACCCTGTGGTAGCGGGTGCAGAAATCTTAGATTCTGAAACTGAATATCCGCAAGTGGCAACGTTGGCGAAAATTGTGGACGAAAGCGAGCATGTTAAGACTTTCCGCTTTGTGATACCGCGTCGTATTGCTTTTCTGCCTGGTCAATATGCTACTTTTGAATTTTCCAATATTCCCGATGGTGAACCGCTTGAGGTACGTACTTGGACTCTATCGGAAACTCCTAACAGTATTAATGGCGACAATACATTAGATATTACGGTGAAGCGTGTCCCAAATGGGTTGCTAACGAACTGGTTACACGACCATGCGGAGCTCGGCATGCAAGTTAAATTGCTGGGTGTTCAAGGCGAAATGACTGCAATTCGATTGGACATAGAAACGCAAAAACCGGTCGTTCCTAAACATTTGCTGTTACTGAGTGCTGGCATTGGTATTACGCCTAATCTGGCGATGGTTCGTGGTATCGGCGCATTTTCACTACAAGACCAAACCAATATTACTATGATCCACATAGAAAGAGATGAAAAGCACCTCATTAGCCAATCAGAATTATTACGCCGAGCAATGAATTACCCTAGTTTCAATTACATAAATATCATTAGTAGTCGTCAGGGGCGGTTGACAGAAGATGCACTGGAAAAGGTGGTGCCGAATGCGGCTAGCCAGCAAGCCTATATATGTGGGCCGACTCAATTTATGAGGGATATGACTGAGTACCTAGTTTCAATAGGCGTCCCAGCAGCACAAATTTATACTGAAAGTTTTGAGTTTTGA
- a CDS encoding acetoacetate--CoA ligase, whose protein sequence is MHESNKPVWQPSEQRIADANLTQFMDSLAQQGVLGRELQNYTDFHQWSVEHPESFWQNVWQFCGMVGSQNSIDNAQRELIKTQGESRWLQPKSNRDAVWFPNAQVNYAENLLRLAHEIPDERAIWFENERGEQQSYTWQTLSEGISSVQQWLVDNRVQQGDVVAAYTPYLPQTVIAMLATTSLGAIWTSTSPDFGVESVIERFGQVKPKVLFTCDGYTFNGKTFDMTDKNHEIIEHLTELKQVCQIGYLKPSDDLEKSNLEKNKVKHGVSIQSWINIISHYQPKPLRFTRVNFNEPLFVLYSSGTTGKPKCIVHSVGGTTINHLKEHQLHCDVKPHDRMFYYTTCGWMMWNWHVSALASGACLVIFDGNPVYPQTNVLWDLAQRANVSLFGTSAKYLEAIEKAELSPIDSHSLPHLRTLCSTGSVLYPEQFDYVYKHIKQDLHLASISGGTDICGCFVLGNPISPVYRGECQQAGLGIDIKVFNSSGDKVNHERGELVCTNSLPNFPVGFWNDTGGRYHSTYWDRFDNVWHHGDEVAQSMHGGYLFYGRGDTTLNPGGVRIGTAEIYQQVNTIEGIVDSIAVGKDIDRNEQIWLFVQLQQGVSLDDNLLTAIKSKLKSSCSPRHVPSQIFAISDVPKTRSGKLVELAVKQVVNGKDVENLGAIANAEVLEEIKRAVSL, encoded by the coding sequence ATGCACGAAAGCAATAAGCCAGTTTGGCAACCTAGCGAGCAGCGCATCGCAGACGCCAACTTAACCCAATTCATGGATAGCCTTGCTCAGCAGGGCGTACTCGGACGGGAATTACAAAACTACACGGATTTCCATCAATGGTCCGTGGAACATCCCGAGTCGTTTTGGCAGAACGTTTGGCAGTTTTGTGGAATGGTGGGCTCGCAGAACAGTATTGATAACGCACAAAGAGAGCTCATCAAAACTCAAGGAGAGAGCCGCTGGCTGCAGCCTAAATCGAATCGCGATGCAGTTTGGTTTCCGAATGCGCAAGTAAACTACGCCGAAAATTTGCTGCGCTTGGCGCATGAGATACCGGATGAACGTGCTATTTGGTTTGAGAATGAGCGTGGCGAACAACAGAGTTATACATGGCAAACCCTAAGTGAAGGCATCTCTAGCGTTCAACAATGGCTTGTTGATAACAGAGTTCAACAAGGTGATGTGGTTGCTGCTTATACGCCTTATCTACCGCAAACCGTGATAGCGATGTTGGCGACCACCAGCTTAGGGGCGATTTGGACATCGACCTCTCCCGACTTTGGCGTAGAGAGTGTGATTGAACGATTTGGCCAAGTGAAACCTAAGGTGCTATTCACCTGTGATGGCTACACCTTCAATGGCAAAACGTTCGATATGACGGACAAGAACCATGAAATCATCGAACACTTAACCGAGCTAAAGCAGGTGTGTCAGATCGGTTATTTAAAGCCAAGTGATGATTTAGAGAAGAGCAATTTGGAGAAGAACAAAGTTAAACATGGAGTGTCAATCCAAAGTTGGATAAACATCATTAGTCACTATCAACCAAAGCCTCTTCGATTTACTCGTGTGAACTTTAATGAACCACTGTTTGTACTCTACTCTTCTGGCACAACGGGCAAACCCAAGTGTATTGTGCATTCTGTCGGTGGCACCACCATCAATCACCTAAAAGAGCATCAACTTCACTGCGATGTTAAGCCACACGATCGCATGTTCTACTACACCACTTGTGGTTGGATGATGTGGAACTGGCACGTCTCTGCGCTCGCCAGCGGGGCTTGTTTGGTGATCTTTGATGGTAACCCGGTTTATCCGCAAACCAATGTACTTTGGGACTTGGCACAGCGCGCGAATGTATCGTTGTTTGGCACCTCAGCCAAGTATTTAGAGGCGATTGAGAAAGCCGAACTCTCGCCAATAGACAGTCACTCGCTTCCTCATTTGAGAACACTGTGCTCGACGGGATCAGTGCTTTACCCAGAGCAGTTTGATTACGTTTACAAACACATCAAACAAGACCTGCATTTAGCCTCAATTTCTGGCGGCACGGATATTTGTGGCTGCTTTGTATTGGGTAACCCGATCTCGCCTGTGTATCGCGGTGAGTGCCAACAGGCAGGGCTTGGAATCGATATCAAGGTGTTCAACTCTTCTGGTGACAAGGTCAATCACGAACGTGGCGAACTCGTGTGTACAAACTCCCTACCCAACTTCCCTGTTGGTTTTTGGAATGACACAGGGGGGCGCTACCACAGCACTTACTGGGACAGGTTTGATAATGTGTGGCATCACGGTGATGAAGTCGCACAGAGCATGCATGGTGGCTACCTGTTCTACGGGCGAGGCGACACCACTCTCAACCCTGGTGGCGTGCGAATTGGTACTGCCGAGATCTACCAGCAAGTGAATACCATTGAGGGCATTGTTGATTCGATAGCAGTCGGCAAAGACATCGACCGCAATGAGCAAATATGGCTGTTCGTTCAACTGCAGCAAGGTGTGAGCTTAGATGATAACTTACTGACAGCCATCAAAAGTAAACTCAAATCCTCTTGCTCACCGAGGCATGTACCAAGCCAGATTTTTGCGATCAGCGACGTGCCAAAAACACGCTCTGGTAAATTGGTGGAGTTGGCAGTGAAGCAGGTCGTGAATGGCAAAGATGTAGAAAACCTCGGAGCAATCGCTAACGCCGAGGTTCTAGAAGAGATAAAGCGTGCTGTTTCGCTGTAG
- the phhA gene encoding phenylalanine 4-monooxygenase: MTQYHSKPVSQEGWVEWSLEEDAIWHDLVKRQLDVINDCACDAYLHGLTLLDLPLDRVPQLPEINKVLIKTTGWQAQPVPALIDFDRFFDLLANKKFPVATFLRTRDEFDYLQEPDFFHEIFGHCAMLTNIDFATFTEHYGKLGQAATPKQRAYLARLYWFTVEFGLVKEGDRLKIYGGGILSSPAETMYALGADLAVRERFDLQTVLRTPYRIDIIQPKYYVIDKLSELFKISQENLLQQADLAIDEGLLPPLFEPKEPTHVE, encoded by the coding sequence ATGACTCAATATCATTCTAAGCCCGTGAGCCAAGAGGGATGGGTTGAGTGGAGCCTCGAAGAAGACGCTATTTGGCACGACTTGGTAAAAAGGCAACTGGACGTCATTAATGACTGTGCATGCGATGCTTATTTGCATGGCTTGACCCTGCTGGATCTGCCATTAGACAGAGTTCCCCAGCTTCCAGAAATAAATAAAGTTCTAATTAAAACAACAGGTTGGCAGGCTCAGCCTGTGCCTGCGTTGATCGATTTCGACCGTTTCTTTGATTTGCTCGCCAATAAGAAATTCCCAGTCGCGACATTTCTGAGAACGCGAGACGAGTTCGATTACTTACAAGAGCCCGATTTCTTCCATGAAATTTTCGGACACTGTGCCATGCTCACCAATATCGATTTTGCGACATTCACTGAGCATTACGGAAAACTAGGCCAAGCAGCAACACCTAAACAGCGCGCCTATCTTGCCCGTTTGTATTGGTTTACGGTCGAGTTCGGTTTAGTAAAAGAAGGCGATAGGCTGAAAATCTATGGCGGCGGCATTCTTTCGTCTCCGGCGGAAACCATGTATGCGCTGGGAGCGGATTTGGCCGTTCGTGAGCGGTTTGATCTGCAAACCGTATTAAGAACACCTTATCGTATCGATATTATACAACCGAAATATTATGTGATTGATAAGCTGTCTGAACTCTTCAAAATCAGCCAGGAAAACCTATTGCAGCAAGCTGATCTAGCGATAGATGAGGGATTATTACCACCACTTTTTGAACCTAAGGAACCAACACATGTTGAATGA
- a CDS encoding 4a-hydroxytetrahydrobiopterin dehydratase, whose product MLNEQKCEACSIDAIALSKDEQKSLLLELSDWQIIERDGTPQLEKVFKFKNYKQAWAFSNKVSELAEEEFHHPSILLEWGKVTVTWWSHSIKGLHKNDFICASRCDVLAVSE is encoded by the coding sequence ATGTTGAATGAACAAAAATGCGAAGCCTGCAGTATCGACGCGATTGCCCTAAGTAAAGACGAACAAAAGTCTTTACTGTTGGAGTTGTCTGATTGGCAGATCATCGAAAGAGACGGTACCCCACAGCTTGAGAAGGTGTTCAAGTTTAAGAACTACAAACAAGCATGGGCATTCAGCAATAAAGTGTCGGAGTTGGCAGAAGAAGAATTCCATCACCCTTCGATCTTATTGGAGTGGGGCAAAGTCACTGTTACTTGGTGGAGCCACTCAATCAAAGGCCTGCACAAGAATGATTTCATCTGCGCCTCACGCTGTGATGTGCTTGCTGTGAGTGAATAG
- a CDS encoding DUF3283 family protein — protein MSINLSLLPPSEKNKIELDKQASFLVWKLKQAKCGPEAIVEEAMKLGDPEEKAWFEQSVEKYKRVMGVA, from the coding sequence ATGTCTATCAACCTTTCACTCCTTCCACCCAGCGAGAAAAATAAAATCGAACTGGATAAGCAGGCATCGTTTCTTGTATGGAAACTGAAGCAAGCGAAATGTGGCCCTGAAGCCATTGTTGAAGAAGCAATGAAGCTAGGTGATCCAGAAGAAAAGGCTTGGTTTGAACAGTCTGTAGAAAAATACAAACGGGTAATGGGTGTCGCATAA
- a CDS encoding YebC/PmpR family DNA-binding transcriptional regulator: MGRSFEVRKASMAKTAGAKIKVYSKYGKEIYVLAKNGSSDPDMNLPLKHLIAKAKKDQVPAHVIEKAIDKANGGGGEDFQPARYEGFGPGGTSVIVDCLTDNGNRTFQDVRQCFVKTGAKIGVEGTVSHMFAHQAVFQFKGEDDEIILETLMMEDVDVTDVELEDGVITVFAPTTEFFKTKTALNTAFPELTLDVEEITFVPQTTTPVAEEDSEKFQKFLDMLDDCDDVQQVYHNAEL, translated from the coding sequence ATGGGAAGAAGTTTTGAAGTGCGCAAGGCCTCAATGGCGAAAACTGCAGGCGCAAAAATTAAAGTTTATTCTAAATACGGTAAAGAGATTTACGTACTGGCTAAGAACGGTAGCTCTGACCCAGACATGAACCTACCTCTTAAGCACCTGATTGCTAAAGCGAAAAAAGACCAAGTACCAGCTCACGTTATCGAAAAAGCGATCGACAAAGCTAACGGCGGCGGCGGTGAAGACTTCCAACCAGCTCGTTACGAAGGTTTTGGCCCAGGTGGCACAAGCGTAATCGTTGACTGTCTAACAGACAATGGCAACCGTACTTTCCAAGACGTTCGCCAATGTTTCGTTAAGACTGGCGCGAAAATCGGTGTTGAAGGTACGGTTTCTCACATGTTCGCTCACCAAGCTGTATTCCAGTTTAAAGGCGAAGATGACGAGATCATTCTAGAAACGCTAATGATGGAAGACGTAGACGTGACTGACGTTGAGCTAGAAGACGGTGTTATCACTGTATTCGCTCCAACGACAGAGTTCTTCAAAACGAAGACTGCACTAAACACTGCGTTCCCAGAGCTAACTCTAGACGTTGAGGAAATCACTTTCGTTCCTCAAACGACTACGCCAGTTGCTGAAGAAGATTCTGAGAAGTTCCAGAAGTTCTTAGACATGCTTGACGACTGTGATGACGTTCAGCAGGTTTACCACAACGCTGAGCTGTAA
- a CDS encoding DUF2798 domain-containing protein has product MNNKQFWVTALLSSLTMATIMSGVISGYKMGFSHEWPSIWLQSFFIAWPCAFTLNLTVLPLIRKFAAWICKPKAKTMPTPLPETSTSPEMMN; this is encoded by the coding sequence ATGAACAATAAACAATTTTGGGTCACCGCCCTTTTGTCTTCCCTGACCATGGCAACGATTATGTCTGGAGTTATCTCAGGTTATAAAATGGGATTCAGCCACGAATGGCCGTCGATTTGGCTGCAAAGCTTCTTTATTGCTTGGCCTTGCGCATTCACGCTCAACCTAACCGTACTGCCATTGATTCGAAAATTCGCAGCATGGATTTGCAAGCCAAAAGCTAAAACGATGCCGACCCCATTACCTGAAACTTCAACTTCACCGGAAATGATGAACTAA
- a CDS encoding LysR family transcriptional regulator, whose protein sequence is MNSIFGNIDDLFLFCAVVEEGSLLSASKRLQLPVSTMSRRLTALEERLSIRLLEKKGRELVATKDGEAAFAALSSGMESLHQGFSSLLEERDAIQGKIKLAVPHNFYSGFLRPTVEQYLTQYPNVQLNLILSQQQVVPETDRDLLITFKISDMDGMIARPLFKAKHGFFASQEYLDSREEIKNPDDLEHQEWINVDDVFDIPLYKSDRLEQMVTIKPKFIVNDIYAVAAAAQKGLGIASLPFRHVSPKMNLIQVLPEYHRGDRQAYLVYKERKYQPKALTLLIDTLIESVQSFHHDELS, encoded by the coding sequence ATGAATTCCATATTTGGAAACATTGATGATCTGTTCTTATTCTGCGCAGTGGTTGAAGAGGGGTCTTTGCTTTCAGCATCGAAACGTCTGCAATTGCCTGTGTCGACCATGTCGCGTCGGTTAACCGCCTTGGAAGAGCGCTTGAGCATCCGCCTTCTGGAAAAGAAAGGACGAGAGCTGGTGGCCACCAAAGACGGTGAGGCGGCCTTTGCAGCGCTGAGCAGTGGTATGGAATCTTTGCATCAAGGGTTTAGTAGCCTGCTTGAAGAGCGCGATGCGATTCAAGGCAAGATAAAGCTCGCGGTGCCTCATAACTTCTATAGTGGTTTTCTTCGGCCAACGGTTGAGCAATACCTCACTCAGTATCCGAACGTGCAGCTCAATCTCATTTTGAGTCAGCAGCAAGTAGTGCCTGAAACCGATCGTGACTTGTTGATCACGTTTAAAATTTCCGACATGGACGGCATGATTGCTCGACCACTGTTTAAGGCCAAGCATGGCTTTTTTGCGAGCCAAGAATATTTAGATTCTCGTGAAGAGATTAAAAATCCAGACGATCTCGAGCATCAAGAGTGGATTAATGTCGATGATGTGTTTGATATACCGCTCTACAAATCCGATCGCTTAGAGCAGATGGTGACGATTAAACCCAAGTTCATCGTTAATGATATTTATGCCGTTGCGGCCGCAGCGCAAAAGGGGTTGGGTATCGCCTCACTGCCTTTTCGCCATGTTTCTCCAAAAATGAATCTGATTCAAGTGCTGCCTGAGTATCATCGGGGTGATCGCCAAGCGTATTTAGTGTACAAAGAAAGAAAATATCAGCCGAAGGCTTTGACTTTGCTTATCGACACGTTGATTGAGAGCGTTCAGTCATTCCATCACGATGAGCTGAGTTAA
- a CDS encoding NAD(P)-dependent oxidoreductase: protein MKVSFIGLGVMGFPMAGHLVKAGFEVTVFNRTHSKALDWANKHQGKAAESVAECVAEADVVLVCVGNDDDVRSMTTSETGALAAMKPNAILVDHTTTSAVLSEELEVAAKKAGVRFMDAPVSGGQAGAENGVLTIMCGGEQELFNDLQPVFEAYGKSSVLMGKVGQGQRAKMVNQICIAGVLNGLSEGLVLAEKSGLDIPTLVDCLKNGAAGSWQMENRATTMAQDKFDFGFAIDWMIKDLGFCLDEAERQGIQLPLTEKTNNAYKALSAEGQGRMDTSVLMKAVVEETKK from the coding sequence ATGAAAGTAAGTTTTATCGGGCTAGGCGTAATGGGGTTCCCAATGGCAGGCCACCTAGTCAAAGCCGGTTTTGAAGTGACGGTATTTAACCGCACTCACAGCAAAGCATTAGACTGGGCTAATAAACACCAAGGTAAAGCTGCTGAGAGCGTGGCTGAATGTGTAGCCGAAGCTGACGTAGTATTGGTTTGTGTCGGCAACGACGACGATGTGCGCAGCATGACGACCAGTGAAACAGGCGCTCTGGCCGCAATGAAGCCAAACGCGATTCTTGTTGATCACACCACAACGTCTGCGGTTCTGTCTGAAGAGCTTGAAGTGGCAGCGAAGAAAGCGGGTGTTCGCTTTATGGATGCACCAGTGTCTGGTGGCCAAGCGGGCGCAGAAAACGGCGTATTAACCATCATGTGTGGTGGCGAACAAGAGCTATTCAACGACCTTCAACCTGTATTTGAAGCTTACGGTAAGTCGTCAGTTCTAATGGGCAAAGTCGGCCAAGGCCAACGCGCGAAAATGGTCAATCAGATTTGCATTGCAGGTGTATTGAACGGCCTATCTGAGGGCTTGGTACTTGCAGAGAAATCAGGTTTGGATATCCCAACATTGGTTGATTGCCTTAAAAACGGCGCAGCTGGTTCATGGCAGATGGAAAACCGAGCAACCACAATGGCGCAAGACAAGTTCGATTTCGGTTTCGCCATTGATTGGATGATCAAAGACTTAGGTTTCTGCCTAGATGAAGCAGAGCGTCAAGGTATCCAATTGCCATTGACGGAAAAGACCAACAACGCATACAAGGCATTGTCTGCTGAAGGACAAGGCCGCATGGATACGTCAGTATTGATGAAAGCTGTCGTTGAAGAGACGAAGAAGTAG